A single region of the Gadus morhua chromosome 5, gadMor3.0, whole genome shotgun sequence genome encodes:
- the luzp1 gene encoding leucine zipper protein 1, which yields MSEHKDMTNRHLRHKLQSLGRRLDELEEATNKLQKSEDELVELQDKIIQAEGSNSSLLDDAEALRKRLLKIQGKDEEVRKCEDLCRTVREKLEEEESLTQQLKAEIERLQRRMAELEKLEEAFGKSKSDCSQLCLSLNEEKNLTKKLSSELDTLKARLKEMEASEVRLDKAEQALAAELDKLKGFTQTFVSERKRLLESQRDNEKTILKLTEKVEHQRKAGDPGLGDFRKSCIEDELSGGLFNSRLNQRKRSLDYLKSSEDNVGLRNEKNSGLEGQREEDNKVKELSQEVERLKNRLKQLEIVEADLKNSESKNGELQERFQVECTRARQLGEQVEQLQTQLCSNGDTDNNGSSHGNRNPNPCPKTPAKVHENGKAENEEINVKGGFRVEKPKYRSAAAPSEPGSPKAKNRELSPQHRRETRLRSREPSHPDESSTNAGRRAVSPAHKTRRTPKTPTTTPSDNGLRETGRAMAERAREGASRGASGSTSSGEGKKPSVLSRYPPAANDQKHWKSAKKETEVESKKSKLETRSKVYSGSDSESNQSDGKANSVSSQDKDSIFASDLDLDAVKESVTVPLLASKANGSYTAYRSHVTPLLPGDQGSEGGHSSSASETESTGSRRSDPDRGTEASTVTTGSARTATPRYPRYSGVRDPPSEGSSTRSSFDEELHSRGPQADPTPSGIDLRRTCSPREALRSKAVIKPAIVESDRKEVMMSEASATNGKPKISTKPVAITAAGKMTSSITIYPNDPGSSRTSSRSSSVSSEPMSGRERHTSTSNILIGPSMEHRGSISIPYEISIPKSDIPLRTCPDYDDHAPEDLLPSRSGLYDTSRLDTTSRLDTTSRLDTTSRLDTTSRLDTTSRLDTTSRLDNTPRIDTTFRLDTTSTSRLLSNRSAFSLLSPEGPSTTTSTPADFSYDPESGFEGRTPAAAAAPLSSWRSQTYGLPLQEDSLQDLRHVTVRSTSRNRLGVSPSPASTDPCVRGKTSPLGHGDFGGGWDEEVATCKAYRANSVLDAEETGNGRMGAGAGGTALKGAKASPADLYMRKINHAPGTREVQDPGARRLKSSTSPSSEVAGLGRAIAHEPLSSQTWGRSFSPAAPAERPDPVPDPRHSPASWRRPTPPGADSPRLGTSYDRGHKTAGVSPREPWSSRGQGSLDLGEGRSGPGSRPWGRERQADRH from the exons ATGTCTGAGCACAAGGACATGACGAACCGCCACCTGCGGCATAAGCTGCAGAGCCTCGGGCGACGGCTGGACGAGTTGGAGGAGGCCACCAACAAGCTGCAGAAGTCTGAGGACGAGCTGGTCGAGCTGCAG GACAAGATCATACAGGCGGAAGGCAGCAACTCCTCACTGCTGGACGATGCAGAGGCTCTGAGAAAGAGGCTCCTGAAGATCCAAGGGAAGGACGAGGAGGTCCGCAAGTGCGAGGACCTCTGCCGCACAGTTCGGGAgaaactggaggaggaggagagcctcaCCCAGCAGCTGAAGGCTGAGATCGAACGTCTGCAGCGGCGGATGGCCGAACTGGAGAAGCTGGAGGAAGCGTTCGGAAAAAGCAAGTCAGACTGTAGCCAGCTGTGTCTCAGCCTCAACGAGGAGAAGAACCTCACCAAGAAGCTCTCGTCTGAGTTGGACACCCTCAAGGCCCGTTTGAAGGAGATGGAGGCGTCTGAGGTCAGGCTGGACAAGGCGGAGCAGGCCTTGGCTGCCGAGTTGGACAAACTCAAAGGCTTCACCCAGACTTTTGTGAGCGAGCGCAAGAGGCTACTGGAGAGCCAGAGGGACAACGAGAAGACCATTCTGAAGCTGACGGAAAAAGTGGAACATCAGAGGAAAGCGGGAGACCCCGGACTCGGGGACTTCAGGAAGTCGTGCATCGAGGACGAACTCTCCGGGGGCCTCTTCAACAGCCGGCTGAACCAACGCAAACGAAGCCTGGACTACCTGAAGTCCTCGGAGGACAACGTCGGCCTACGGAACGAGAAGAACAGCGGCCTAGAaggtcagagggaggaggacaaCAAAGTGAAAGAGCTGAgccaggaggtggagaggttAAAGAACCGCCTCAAACAACTGGAGATCGTCGAGGCGGACCTTAAGAACTCAGAGTCCAAGAACGGAGAGCTCCAGGAGAGGTTCCAGGTGGAGTGCACCAGAGCGCGACAACTGGGCGAGCAGGTGGAACAGCTCCAGACGCAGCTCTGCTCTAACGGGGACACGGATAATAATGGCAGTAGCCACGGCAACAGGAACCCCAACCCGTGCCCCAAAACCCCTGCCAAAGTCCACGAGAACGGCAAGGCTGAGAACGAGGAGATCAACGTCAAGGGGGGCTTCAGGGTCGAGAAGCCCAAGTACAGGAGCGCCGCAGCCCCCTCGGAGCCCGGCTCCCCTAAAGCCAAGAACCGGGAGCTGTCTCCTCAGCACAGGAGGGAGACCCGTCTGCGGAGCAGAGAGCCGAGCCATCCGGACGAGAGCTCGACCAATGCTGGAAGGAGAGCCGTCAGTCCCGCGCACAAAACCAGGAGGACGCCAAAGACCCCGACGACCACCCCCTCTGATAACGGCTTGAGAGAAACCGGAAGAGCAATGGCTGAGAGGGCAAGAGAAGGGGCTTCACGCGGCGCCTCCGGAAGCACGTCCTCCGGTGAAGGCAAGAAGCCTTCGGTCTTAAGCCGCTACCCCCCAGCGGCGAATGATCAGAAGCACTGGAAGAGCGCCAAGAAGGAGACCGAGGTAGAGAGCAAGAAGAGCAAACTGGAGACGCGGTCCAAGGTGTACAGCGGCAGCGACAGCGAGTCCAACCAATCTGACGGCAAAGCCAACAGCGTCTCCTCTCAGGACAAGGACTCTATCTTTGCGTCCGATCTGGACCTGGACGCGGTCAAGGAGTCCGTCACTGTCCCCCTCTTGGCGTCGAAGGCCAACGGATCCTACACCGCTTACAGGTCCCACGTCACGCCACTGTTGCCCGGCGACCAGGGGTCAGAAGGGGGtcactcctcctccgcctccgagACGGAGTCCACCGGATCTAGGCGGTCGGATCCCGACCGGGGGACCGAGGCGTCCACCGTGACCACGGGGAGCGCCAGGACCGCCACCCCAAGGTACCCCCGGTACTCTGGCGTCCGCGACCCCCCCTCGGAGGGCTCCTCCACCAGGAGCTCCTTCGACGAGGAGCTCCACAGCCGAGGGCCCCAGGCCGACCCCACCCCGTCGGGCATCGACCTCCGCCGGACGTGCAGCCCGCGGGAGGCGCTGAGGTCCAAGGCCGTCATCAAGCCGGCCATCGTCGAGAGCGACCGGAAGGAGGTGATGATGTCAGAGGCGTCGGCCACCAACGGCAAACCCAAGATCTCGACCAAGCCCGTGGCGATCACCGCCGCCGGTAAGATGACCAGCAGCATCACCATCTACCCCAACGACCCCGGCTCCTCCAGGACCAGCAGTCGCAGCAGTAGCGTGTCCAGCGAGCCCATGTCGGGCAGGGAGCGACACACCTCGACTAGTAACATCCTCATAG GCCCCAGCATGGAGCACCGCGGCAGCATCTCCATACCGTACGAAATCTCCATCCCCAAGAGCGACATCCCGCTACGCACCTGCCCGGACTACGACGACCACGCCCCAGAAGACCTGCTCCCATCCAGGTCCGGCCTCTACGACACCTCCAGGCTGGACACCACCTCCAGGCTGGACACCACCTCCAGGCTGGACACCACCTCCAGGCTGGACACCACCTCCAGGCTGGACACCACCTCCAGGCTGGACACCACCTCCAGGCTGGACAACACCCCCAGGATAGACACCACCTTCAGGCTGGACACCACCTCCACGAGCCGTCTCCTCTCCAACCGCAGCGCCTTCAGCCTCCTGTCCCCGGAAGGCccaagcaccaccacctccaccccggcGGACTTCAGCTACGACCCCGAGTCGGGCTTCGAGGGCAgaacccccgccgccgccgccgccccgctcAGCAGCTGGAGGAGCCAGACGTACGGCCTGCCCCTGCAGGAGGACAGCCTGCAGGACCTGAGGCACGTGACGGTGAGGAGTACCTCGAGGAACCGGCTAGGCGTCAGCCCCAGCCCTGCGTCCACTGACCCCTGCGTTCGGGGGAAGACCAGTCCCCTGGGGCACGGTGATTTCGGAGGAGGCTGGGACGAGGAGGTGGCTACGTGCAAGGCCTACAGGGCCAACAGCGTCCTGGACGCAGAGGAGACGGGGAACGGCAGGATGGGCGCCGGCGCTGGCGGGACGGCGCTCAAGGGAGCCAAGGCGTCACCCGCTGAT CTGTATATGCGAAAGATTAACCATGCCCCCGGCACCAGAGAGGTCCAGGATCCTGGCGCCCGCCGGCTCAAGAGCTCCACGTCCCCCTCCTCAGAGGTGGCCGGGCTGGGCAGAGCCATCGCTCACGAGCCCCTCAGCTCCCAGACATGGGGCCGGTCGTTCTCACCAGCCGCG